From Ascaphus truei isolate aAscTru1 chromosome 20, aAscTru1.hap1, whole genome shotgun sequence, one genomic window encodes:
- the LOC142471007 gene encoding olfactory receptor 11A1-like produces the protein MYFFLSHLSLSDILLTTDIVPNMLNVIIAEGAVISLAGCISQFFLFAVSVTAECFLLTVMSYDRYLAICHPLHYSAIMDFKLCCQMVFWSWFLGFMATLNMVILVCSFQLCNPNVIDHFFCDLTPFLEHSCSNRFIAETVLSFLGIPCVILPFIFIIVTYVCITLTILRISSTTGRQKAFSTCSSHLAVVCTYYGTLFAKYVVPSKGKSLTVMKITSLLYTVATPLFNPIIYTLRNKEIQAALCKCISIMLQTYFD, from the coding sequence ATGTACTTCTTTCTCAGTCACCTGTCGCTGTCTGACATCTTGCTAACCACAGATATTGTGCCTAACATGCTAAACGTAATAATAGCAGAAGGGGCCGTTATCTCTCTTGCTGGCTGCATCTCTCAATTTTTCCTATTTGCTGTCTCAGTAACTGCTGAATGTTTCCTCCTTACAGTGATGTCTTATGATAGATACCTGGCCATCTGCCACCCATTGCATTACTCTGCTATTATGGACTTTAAGCTTTGCTGCCAAATGGTTTTCTGGTCTTGGTTCTTAGGTTTTATGGCAACACTAAATATGGTTATTTTGGTTTGTTCATTTCAGTTATGTAACCCCAATGTCATTGACCATTTCttctgtgatttaacccctttcTTAGAACATTCTTGCTCAAACAGATTCATTGCGGAAACCGTATTATCTTTTCTAGGCATCCCTTGTGTTATTCTCCCATTCATCTTCATCATTGTGACTTATGTCTGTATCACCCTCACCATCCTCAGGatctcctccaccactgggagacagaaagccttctccacctgcagCTCTCACCTGGCTGTTGTCTGCACATATTATGGGACACTGTTTGCTAAATATGTGGTTCCATCCAAAGGAAAGTCATTGACTGTAATGAAAATCACTTCTCTTCTCTACACAGTCGCCACCCCATTATTCAATCCCATCATCTATACTCTGAGGAACAAGGAGATCCAGGCAGCTCTATGTAAATGTATCAGTATAATGCTACAAACATATTTTGATTAA